In a genomic window of Pedobacter sp. KBS0701:
- a CDS encoding ABC transporter ATP-binding protein: MGNYAIETVGLNFNFGNQAIVKDLSLQVPKGSIYGFLGPNGAGKTTTIKILLNLLKSPSDQVFIFGKEINNNRIAILKRIGALVEQPAIYGHLTGKENLVNRCILLGIKKSKADEMLSLVGLAEAANKKANKYSLGMKQRLGIAQALISDPELLLLDEPTNGLDPNGIIEIRNLMIDLATKHQKTILVSSHLLAEIERTATHVGIINKGQLLFQGTIGELHLLSKPMLEIQVDNIENASALLVKQGYEIVSKTDKIITIPFASSQKSGELNTLLIQNGFTVSSLYQQRKDLENLFLDITKTN, translated from the coding sequence ATGGGTAATTACGCTATCGAAACCGTAGGTCTAAACTTTAACTTCGGCAACCAGGCCATAGTAAAAGATTTATCCTTACAAGTCCCGAAAGGGAGCATATATGGTTTTTTAGGCCCGAATGGGGCTGGCAAAACAACCACTATAAAAATCCTGCTGAACCTGCTGAAGTCGCCATCCGATCAGGTTTTTATATTTGGCAAGGAAATAAACAATAATCGTATAGCGATTCTTAAACGCATAGGTGCTTTAGTAGAACAACCAGCCATTTATGGTCACTTAACAGGAAAAGAAAATCTGGTTAACCGTTGTATCTTGTTAGGCATTAAAAAATCAAAAGCTGATGAAATGCTGTCGCTGGTGGGCCTGGCAGAAGCAGCAAATAAAAAAGCCAACAAATATTCGTTAGGCATGAAACAAAGGCTTGGCATTGCGCAGGCACTAATTTCAGATCCGGAATTACTTCTATTGGATGAGCCTACCAATGGCTTAGATCCAAATGGGATTATCGAGATTCGGAACCTTATGATCGATTTAGCCACAAAACACCAAAAAACAATATTGGTTTCAAGCCACTTATTGGCAGAAATAGAAAGAACAGCAACCCATGTTGGCATTATAAATAAAGGCCAATTATTATTTCAGGGTACGATTGGAGAACTTCATTTATTGAGCAAACCCATGCTCGAAATCCAGGTTGACAATATTGAAAATGCAAGTGCCTTATTAGTAAAACAGGGATATGAAATCGTATCAAAAACCGATAAGATAATTACTATACCATTTGCTTCTTCGCAAAAAAGTGGAGAACTAAATACATTACTGATCCAAAATGGTTTTACGGTGAGCAGTCTTTATCAGCAACGAAAAGATCTCGAAAATTTATTCCTGGATATTACTAAAACCAATTAA
- a CDS encoding sensor histidine kinase — protein sequence MKEGKGALILHSIFWATILIGAVVIVITTGSGITLKREFISFGVFGILNVSLFYINYIFLIPELIKRRKKYWLYVFAFFLMIAVFALIKTVVAVLYPSDMMMVRGGKAEYNVNEYFAGKAFVGGFFMISSCIIKFTIDWFGSERIQRNLESERREMELQFLKSQLNPHFLFNSLNNIYSLAYQKSDKTADAIMKLSEIMRYMIYESNTPTVALSKEVDYLTSYIELQKIRFKDGAYIELTLNGEIDNQKIVPLMLISFVENAFKHGVVTDPAEPVKINIIANQKILHFSVVNKKNQQNKDAQGGVGLTNVERRLQLVYPDRYKLNVVNSATHYTCELMIDI from the coding sequence ATGAAAGAAGGTAAGGGAGCTTTAATATTGCACAGTATTTTCTGGGCAACTATATTAATAGGTGCAGTTGTTATCGTGATAACAACTGGCTCTGGAATAACGCTGAAGCGGGAGTTCATCTCATTTGGTGTATTTGGAATCCTAAATGTTTCACTTTTCTACATCAACTACATTTTTTTAATTCCTGAACTCATTAAGAGAAGAAAAAAGTATTGGCTTTATGTTTTTGCTTTTTTTCTGATGATTGCAGTTTTTGCCTTAATTAAGACAGTTGTTGCAGTTTTATATCCATCAGATATGATGATGGTGAGAGGTGGAAAGGCAGAATATAATGTGAATGAATATTTTGCAGGTAAAGCTTTTGTTGGCGGCTTTTTTATGATCAGTAGCTGTATTATCAAGTTTACTATTGATTGGTTTGGAAGCGAAAGGATTCAGCGTAATTTAGAAAGTGAGCGTCGCGAAATGGAACTTCAGTTTTTAAAATCGCAGTTAAACCCTCATTTTCTTTTTAATTCGCTTAACAATATCTATTCGCTGGCTTATCAGAAATCAGATAAAACAGCCGATGCCATTATGAAGCTCTCAGAAATTATGCGCTACATGATTTACGAAAGCAACACGCCAACCGTAGCGTTAAGTAAGGAGGTAGATTATTTAACCAGTTATATCGAACTGCAAAAAATTAGGTTTAAAGATGGGGCCTATATAGAGCTTACCTTAAACGGCGAAATTGATAATCAAAAAATTGTTCCTCTAATGTTGATTTCGTTTGTAGAAAATGCATTTAAGCATGGCGTAGTAACTGATCCTGCAGAACCAGTTAAAATCAATATCATTGCCAATCAGAAAATTTTGCATTTTAGTGTAGTGAATAAAAAGAACCAGCAGAATAAAGATGCACAGGGAGGAGTTGGTTTAACCAATGTAGAACGGCGGTTACAATTGGTTTATCCTGATAGATATAAATTAAATGTTGTAAATTCGGCTACTCATTATACCTGTGAACTGATGATTGACATATAA
- a CDS encoding LytTR family DNA-binding domain-containing protein, with the protein MNLNCIVVDDEPLALDILQDYISKVPFLTMVKRCENPIEALQIVQGGGIDLVFLDIQMPELTGIQFLKIAGNKCHYILTTAYPQYALESYDLNVSDYLLKPIAFDRFYKAVEKVHNQVKPVETPASVAQPIITPAPFSGAPNPVQDYIFVKTEHKIQKIYLHDILFIEGLKDYISIFTKDERVITLQSMKKMEEALPQSQFIRVHKSYIVAVDKIESIERSRITINQKIIPVGDTYRDEFFRVIGNKNI; encoded by the coding sequence ATGAACTTAAACTGTATTGTTGTTGATGATGAGCCTCTAGCGCTTGATATTTTACAGGATTATATATCTAAAGTACCTTTTTTAACTATGGTTAAAAGATGCGAAAATCCTATTGAAGCTTTGCAGATTGTTCAGGGCGGAGGGATTGATCTTGTGTTTTTAGATATTCAGATGCCTGAGTTAACCGGAATCCAGTTTTTAAAAATTGCCGGCAATAAATGCCACTACATATTAACTACCGCTTACCCGCAGTACGCTTTAGAAAGTTACGACCTGAATGTTTCTGATTACCTGTTAAAGCCAATTGCATTCGACCGTTTTTATAAAGCGGTAGAAAAAGTTCACAATCAGGTAAAGCCGGTTGAAACGCCTGCCAGTGTGGCCCAGCCGATTATTACGCCAGCACCATTTTCAGGTGCACCAAACCCGGTTCAGGATTATATTTTTGTAAAAACGGAACATAAGATTCAAAAAATCTATCTGCACGATATTTTATTCATAGAAGGCTTAAAAGATTACATTTCGATATTTACAAAGGACGAACGTGTAATTACGCTTCAGAGCATGAAGAAGATGGAAGAAGCTTTGCCTCAAAGTCAGTTTATCCGGGTGCATAAATCTTATATTGTGGCGGTTGATAAGATTGAAAGTATTGAGCGTAGCCGCATTACCATTAACCAAAAAATTATCCCGGTTGGAGATACTTACCGCGATGAATTTTTCAGGGTGATTGGGAACAAAAATATTTAG